A window of Primulina huaijiensis isolate GDHJ02 chromosome 9, ASM1229523v2, whole genome shotgun sequence contains these coding sequences:
- the LOC140984680 gene encoding uncharacterized protein isoform X3: MAGDLAFGEFAFSSFRPSHPLAALDSRSNGLNPVADDDEWGDFVKSPMQSQFADPPINSFTGKGNSPLAPTPRWMKPSGALPLSFFGAAEEEEEREGKDAADFILGRSNVSAANFNSVFTENNASKSKNLGAGNMFSHTSQINGENGPDSKSADRFNFIKKDLVLVDNGFHSNSDLNVARSDSTGSKNIHIDGTVERSYQSQLSKNGNNEFSFEANVSDPDHKYDLFGTWSLDLNESSSNPNVKTSGPNLDMNDHMRSLTAHASSPPDDDGDDDGWEFQDAHSEPNTVDLSDKADFTPHDVSAINALLPGSVSSSNEIRNLFEPAKESIDLFAASTRFVDTLASSTAGSHGSQDVEVISAQPSKVSNYDSNIKENETEDILNPSQDVESSDFDDDFGEFTAASAETKPEQVRKDTNFNFHRSALPMSIFGNEEPENDDFLDAQDAFVHQSNSESDNHTSKSVISISDLISSLYNQTEKASSLNTTQEPITFELNLSSSTTSSNLRNPNDGDHLDDTSWDFKDVFSERSGDSEASLYNFGDARLRTSFKMKLNNHLDFYSKLKEVLCFVSKNHIKHLKQSQGNDALLGEHASIVDLTSEFQAEKDLNSAMELIRHTSSMLKILTLGTSEEKTAYISVWSDIITVCAQELKEGASIWTKATEKHIQSQLLAETQGRNFVLELGEIYRVVVILGASTKLFKPWTISCSLDLSSIYILLEGCHAMWSTSGLEEALSSVQVSIASEDTLLFKSIKDICVLDATALQNYVFMEKDSSCSLSMLPAGVAPGVKIIKWGEERYFVTIANLWGNLISRTPPKLPRLSFGS, encoded by the exons ATGGCGGGAGATTTGGCCTTCGGAGAATTCGCTTTCTCTTCCTTCCGCCCCAGCCACCCTCTCGCCGCGCTGGATTCTCGATCCAATGGTCTCAATCCAGTTGCCGACGATGATGAGTGGGGCGATTTCGTGAAATCTCCGATGCAATCACAATTCGCCGATCCTCCTATCAATTCGTTTACTGGGAAAGGAAATTCTCCATTGGCTCCGACGCCCCGATGGATGAAGCCTAGTGGTGCGTTGCCGCTTTCGTTTTTCGGGGCTGCTGAGGAAGAAGAAGAGCGAGAAGGTAAGGATGCTGCGGATTTCATTCTAGGGAGAAGTAATGTTAGTGCCGCAAACTTCAATTCGGTTTTTACTGAGAATAATGCTTCGAAATCTAAGAATCTCGGTGCTGGTAATATGTTCAGCCACACTTCGCAGATCAACGGGGAAAATGGGCCTGATTCCAAGTCCGCAGACAGgttcaatttcataaaaaaagatTTGGTTTTGGTTGATAATGGATTTCATTCCAATTCAGATCTGAATGTGGCAAGATCGGACTCTACTGGTTCGAAAAATATTCACATTGATGGTACGGTAGAAAGAAGTTATCAGAGTCAGCTCTCAAAAAATGGTAATAACGAGTTCAGTTTTGAGGCAAATGTGTCTGATCCGGATCATAAATATGACCTTTTTGGTACGTGGAGTCTGGATTTGAATGAATCCAGCTCTAACCCAAACGTCAAAACCTCGGGTCCCAATTTGGATATGAATGATCATATGCGAAGTTTGACGGCTCACGCTTCTTCTCCGCCTGATGATGATGGTGATGATGATGGATGGGAATTTCAAGATGCACATTCAGAACCCAACACTGTAGATTTGAGTGATAAG GCTGACTTCACTCCACATGATGTTTCTGCAATTAATGCACTCTTACCTGGAAGTGTGAGTAGCTCAAATGAAATACGCAATTTGTTTGAGCCTGCGAAGGAATCTATAGACCTATTTGCAGCGTCAACCAGATTTGTAGACACTTTGGCCTCCTCAACTGCTGGTTCTCATGGTTCCCAGGATGTAGAGGTAATCAGTGCACAGCCAAGCAAAGTGAGCAATTATGATTCAAACATCAAAGAAAATGAGACAGAAGATATATTGAATCCTAGTCAAGATGTTGAAAGTTCTGATTTTGATGACGATTTTGGAGAGTTTACTGCTGCCTCTGCAGAAACTAAGCCAGAGCAGGTG AGGAAGGATACAAACTTCAATTTTCACAGAAGTGCGCTGCCCATGTCTATTTTTGGCAATGAAGAGCCTGAAAACGATGATTTTCTAGATGCTCAAGATGCTTTTGTGCACCAGTCTAATTCTGAGAGTGATAATCATACATCTAAATCAGTTATTTCTATCAGTGATCTGATATCAAGCTTATACAACCAAACTGAGAAGGCTTCTTCTTTAAACACCACCCAAGAACCAATCACATTTGAGTTGAACCTCTCCAGTTCAACAACCAGCTCCAACCTAAGGAATCCGAATGATGGTGATCATCTTGATGATACTTCTTGGGATTTTAAGGATGTGTTCTCAGAGAGGAGCGGGGACAGCGAGGCATCTCTCTATAACTTTGGGGATGCACGTCTACGAACTTCTTTCAAGATGAAGCTGAACAATCATTTGgatttttattctaaattaaagGAAGTGTTATGCTTTGTTTCTAAAAACCATATCAAACACCTAAAG CAATCTCAAGGTAATGATGCTCTTTTGGGTGAACATGCAAGCATAGTAGATCTTACGAGTGAGTTCCAG GCGGAGAAGGATCTGAATTCAGCGATGGAACTTATTAGACATACAAGCTCCATGCTTAagattttgacattagggacatcAGAGGAAAAGACCGCATATATTTCTGTATGGTCTGACATAATCACCGTATGTGCTCAAGAATTAAAAGAAGGTGCCTCAATTTGGACTAAAGCAACAGAGAAGCATATTCAGAGTCAGTTGCTAGCTGAAACCCAAG GAAGAAATTTTGTTTTAGAACTTGGAGAGATCTACAGGGTGGTAGTGATTCTTGGAGCTTCGACCAAACTTTTTAAGCCTTGGACCATATCATGTTCCCTAGATTTGTCTAGCATATACATTCTTCTGGAGGGATGCCATGCAATGTGGTCAACTTCAGGACTTGAAGAAGCCCTTTCTAGTGTACAAGTATCTATTGCTTCAGAGGATACATTGTTATTCAAGTCCATTAAAGACATCTGTGTTCTTGATGCAACTGCACTTCAAAACTATGTTTTCATGGAAAAAGATTCATCATGTAGTCTATCAATGTTACCAGCTGGAGTGGCACCAG GAGTGAAGATCATAAAGTGGGGAGAGGAGCGCTACTTTGTCACCATTGCAAATTTGTGGGGAAATTTGATAAGCCGTACTCCTCCAAAGTTGCCACGGTTAAGCTTTGGTTCGTAA
- the LOC140984681 gene encoding uncharacterized protein, protein MMSGNYTSIHNQNLTGSVPAVADPAVIESNLQTFPPVVPQGKISGASRPPRDADDTFTKSASGSDEPQQTSWFQSFTIAAYRPYFDVDTSDVLERMKYSLFPFSGSFNEKTANQPDLYGPFWICTTLIFVAASIGTFVTYLAHKLQKKEWDYDINLVTWSAGLFYGYVIIVPLLLYIVLKYFSAPSGFAQLLCLYGYSLFVFIPALCLSVVPYEIFRWVVAGVAGLMSATFVAINLRNHIKSAGESWVLIVAAIFLLQLALALVLKFYLFNISI, encoded by the exons ATGATGTCCGGCAACTACACGTCCATTCACAATCAAAACCTCACCGGATCTGTTCCG GCAGTTGCCGATCCAGCTGTTATTG AATCGAATCTCCAGACATTTCCGCCCGTAGTTCCTCAGGGGAAGATATCTGGCGCCTCACGACCCCCTCGTGACGCTGACG ATACATTTACCAAATCTGCATCTGGTTCTGATGAGCCCCAGCAAACTTCTTGGTTTCAATCTTTCACAATTGCTGCATATAGGCCTTATTTTGATGTTGACACATCTGATGTTCTAGAAAGGATGAAATATTCTCTATTTCCTTTCAGTGGAAGCTTCAATGAGAAAACTGCCAACCAACCAGATTT GTATGGACCTTTCTGGATCTGCACTACCTTAATATTTGTCGCGGCTTCCATTGGTACATTTGTTACCTATTTAGCACACAAACTGCAAAAAAAGGAATGGGATTATGATATTAACCTGGTTACATGGTCTGCGGGTTTGTTCTATGGCTATGTTATTATAGTGCCTCTACTCTTGTATATAGTCCTCAAATACTTCTCAGCGCCATCTGGTTTCGCGCAGCTGCTGTGTCTGTACGGCTACTCTCTGTTTGTCTTCATTCCTGCTTTG TGTTTATCTGTTGTTCCATATGAAATCTTCAGATGGGTGGTTGCTGGTGTAGCGGGTTTAATGTCTGCTACCTTTGTTGCTATTAACCTCAGAAACCACATCAAGTCTGCAGGTGAAAGCTGGGTTTTGATTGTAGCTGCCATATTCTTGTTGCAGCTAGCTCTTGCTTTGGTCCTTAAGTTCTACTTGTTCAACATCTCCATATAG
- the LOC140984680 gene encoding uncharacterized protein isoform X1 has translation MAGDLAFGEFAFSSFRPSHPLAALDSRSNGLNPVADDDEWGDFVKSPMQSQFADPPINSFTGKGNSPLAPTPRWMKPSGALPLSFFGAAEEEEEREGKDAADFILGRSNVSAANFNSVFTENNASKSKNLGAGNMFSHTSQINGENGPDSKSADRFNFIKKDLVLVDNGFHSNSDLNVARSDSTGSKNIHIDGTVERSYQSQLSKNGNNEFSFEANVSDPDHKYDLFGTWSLDLNESSSNPNVKTSGPNLDMNDHMRSLTAHASSPPDDDGDDDGWEFQDAHSEPNTVDLSDKADFTPHDVSAINALLPGSVSSSNEIRNLFEPAKESIDLFAASTRFVDTLASSTAGSHGSQDVEVISAQPSKVSNYDSNIKENETEDILNPSQDVESSDFDDDFGEFTAASAETKPEQVRKDTNFNFHRSALPMSIFGNEEPENDDFLDAQDAFVHQSNSESDNHTSKSVISISDLISSLYNQTEKASSLNTTQEPITFELNLSSSTTSSNLRNPNDGDHLDDTSWDFKDVFSERSGDSEASLYNFGDARLRTSFKMKLNNHLDFYSKLKEVLCFVSKNHIKHLKQSQGNDALLGEHASIVDLTSEFQDQASNNINLSEFIEILLEPQFQTLESEYHLSEKLILAEKDLNSAMELIRHTSSMLKILTLGTSEEKTAYISVWSDIITVCAQELKEGASIWTKATEKHIQSQLLAETQGRNFVLELGEIYRVVVILGASTKLFKPWTISCSLDLSSIYILLEGCHAMWSTSGLEEALSSVQVSIASEDTLLFKSIKDICVLDATALQNYVFMEKDSSCSLSMLPAGVAPGVKIIKWGEERYFVTIANLWGNLISRTPPKLPRLSFGS, from the exons ATGGCGGGAGATTTGGCCTTCGGAGAATTCGCTTTCTCTTCCTTCCGCCCCAGCCACCCTCTCGCCGCGCTGGATTCTCGATCCAATGGTCTCAATCCAGTTGCCGACGATGATGAGTGGGGCGATTTCGTGAAATCTCCGATGCAATCACAATTCGCCGATCCTCCTATCAATTCGTTTACTGGGAAAGGAAATTCTCCATTGGCTCCGACGCCCCGATGGATGAAGCCTAGTGGTGCGTTGCCGCTTTCGTTTTTCGGGGCTGCTGAGGAAGAAGAAGAGCGAGAAGGTAAGGATGCTGCGGATTTCATTCTAGGGAGAAGTAATGTTAGTGCCGCAAACTTCAATTCGGTTTTTACTGAGAATAATGCTTCGAAATCTAAGAATCTCGGTGCTGGTAATATGTTCAGCCACACTTCGCAGATCAACGGGGAAAATGGGCCTGATTCCAAGTCCGCAGACAGgttcaatttcataaaaaaagatTTGGTTTTGGTTGATAATGGATTTCATTCCAATTCAGATCTGAATGTGGCAAGATCGGACTCTACTGGTTCGAAAAATATTCACATTGATGGTACGGTAGAAAGAAGTTATCAGAGTCAGCTCTCAAAAAATGGTAATAACGAGTTCAGTTTTGAGGCAAATGTGTCTGATCCGGATCATAAATATGACCTTTTTGGTACGTGGAGTCTGGATTTGAATGAATCCAGCTCTAACCCAAACGTCAAAACCTCGGGTCCCAATTTGGATATGAATGATCATATGCGAAGTTTGACGGCTCACGCTTCTTCTCCGCCTGATGATGATGGTGATGATGATGGATGGGAATTTCAAGATGCACATTCAGAACCCAACACTGTAGATTTGAGTGATAAG GCTGACTTCACTCCACATGATGTTTCTGCAATTAATGCACTCTTACCTGGAAGTGTGAGTAGCTCAAATGAAATACGCAATTTGTTTGAGCCTGCGAAGGAATCTATAGACCTATTTGCAGCGTCAACCAGATTTGTAGACACTTTGGCCTCCTCAACTGCTGGTTCTCATGGTTCCCAGGATGTAGAGGTAATCAGTGCACAGCCAAGCAAAGTGAGCAATTATGATTCAAACATCAAAGAAAATGAGACAGAAGATATATTGAATCCTAGTCAAGATGTTGAAAGTTCTGATTTTGATGACGATTTTGGAGAGTTTACTGCTGCCTCTGCAGAAACTAAGCCAGAGCAGGTG AGGAAGGATACAAACTTCAATTTTCACAGAAGTGCGCTGCCCATGTCTATTTTTGGCAATGAAGAGCCTGAAAACGATGATTTTCTAGATGCTCAAGATGCTTTTGTGCACCAGTCTAATTCTGAGAGTGATAATCATACATCTAAATCAGTTATTTCTATCAGTGATCTGATATCAAGCTTATACAACCAAACTGAGAAGGCTTCTTCTTTAAACACCACCCAAGAACCAATCACATTTGAGTTGAACCTCTCCAGTTCAACAACCAGCTCCAACCTAAGGAATCCGAATGATGGTGATCATCTTGATGATACTTCTTGGGATTTTAAGGATGTGTTCTCAGAGAGGAGCGGGGACAGCGAGGCATCTCTCTATAACTTTGGGGATGCACGTCTACGAACTTCTTTCAAGATGAAGCTGAACAATCATTTGgatttttattctaaattaaagGAAGTGTTATGCTTTGTTTCTAAAAACCATATCAAACACCTAAAG CAATCTCAAGGTAATGATGCTCTTTTGGGTGAACATGCAAGCATAGTAGATCTTACGAGTGAGTTCCAG GATCAAGCCTCAAACAATATTAATCTCAGCGAGTTCATCGAAATTTTGCTCGAGCCACAGTTTCAAACACTGGAGTCTGAGTATCATTTATCAGAAAAATTAATATTG GCGGAGAAGGATCTGAATTCAGCGATGGAACTTATTAGACATACAAGCTCCATGCTTAagattttgacattagggacatcAGAGGAAAAGACCGCATATATTTCTGTATGGTCTGACATAATCACCGTATGTGCTCAAGAATTAAAAGAAGGTGCCTCAATTTGGACTAAAGCAACAGAGAAGCATATTCAGAGTCAGTTGCTAGCTGAAACCCAAG GAAGAAATTTTGTTTTAGAACTTGGAGAGATCTACAGGGTGGTAGTGATTCTTGGAGCTTCGACCAAACTTTTTAAGCCTTGGACCATATCATGTTCCCTAGATTTGTCTAGCATATACATTCTTCTGGAGGGATGCCATGCAATGTGGTCAACTTCAGGACTTGAAGAAGCCCTTTCTAGTGTACAAGTATCTATTGCTTCAGAGGATACATTGTTATTCAAGTCCATTAAAGACATCTGTGTTCTTGATGCAACTGCACTTCAAAACTATGTTTTCATGGAAAAAGATTCATCATGTAGTCTATCAATGTTACCAGCTGGAGTGGCACCAG GAGTGAAGATCATAAAGTGGGGAGAGGAGCGCTACTTTGTCACCATTGCAAATTTGTGGGGAAATTTGATAAGCCGTACTCCTCCAAAGTTGCCACGGTTAAGCTTTGGTTCGTAA
- the LOC140984680 gene encoding uncharacterized protein isoform X2, with product MAGDLAFGEFAFSSFRPSHPLAALDSRSNGLNPVADDDEWGDFVKSPMQSQFADPPINSFTGKGNSPLAPTPRWMKPSGALPLSFFGAAEEEEEREGKDAADFILGRSNVSAANFNSVFTENNASKSKNLGAGNMFSHTSQINGENGPDSKSADRFNFIKKDLVLVDNGFHSNSDLNVARSDSTGSKNIHIDGTVERSYQSQLSKNGNNEFSFEANVSDPDHKYDLFGTWSLDLNESSSNPNVKTSGPNLDMNDHMRSLTAHASSPPDDDGDDDGWEFQDAHSEPNTVDLSDKADFTPHDVSAINALLPGSVSSSNEIRNLFEPAKESIDLFAASTRFVDTLASSTAGSHGSQDVEVISAQPSKVSNYDSNIKENETEDILNPSQDVESSDFDDDFGEFTAASAETKPEQRKDTNFNFHRSALPMSIFGNEEPENDDFLDAQDAFVHQSNSESDNHTSKSVISISDLISSLYNQTEKASSLNTTQEPITFELNLSSSTTSSNLRNPNDGDHLDDTSWDFKDVFSERSGDSEASLYNFGDARLRTSFKMKLNNHLDFYSKLKEVLCFVSKNHIKHLKQSQGNDALLGEHASIVDLTSEFQDQASNNINLSEFIEILLEPQFQTLESEYHLSEKLILAEKDLNSAMELIRHTSSMLKILTLGTSEEKTAYISVWSDIITVCAQELKEGASIWTKATEKHIQSQLLAETQGRNFVLELGEIYRVVVILGASTKLFKPWTISCSLDLSSIYILLEGCHAMWSTSGLEEALSSVQVSIASEDTLLFKSIKDICVLDATALQNYVFMEKDSSCSLSMLPAGVAPGVKIIKWGEERYFVTIANLWGNLISRTPPKLPRLSFGS from the exons ATGGCGGGAGATTTGGCCTTCGGAGAATTCGCTTTCTCTTCCTTCCGCCCCAGCCACCCTCTCGCCGCGCTGGATTCTCGATCCAATGGTCTCAATCCAGTTGCCGACGATGATGAGTGGGGCGATTTCGTGAAATCTCCGATGCAATCACAATTCGCCGATCCTCCTATCAATTCGTTTACTGGGAAAGGAAATTCTCCATTGGCTCCGACGCCCCGATGGATGAAGCCTAGTGGTGCGTTGCCGCTTTCGTTTTTCGGGGCTGCTGAGGAAGAAGAAGAGCGAGAAGGTAAGGATGCTGCGGATTTCATTCTAGGGAGAAGTAATGTTAGTGCCGCAAACTTCAATTCGGTTTTTACTGAGAATAATGCTTCGAAATCTAAGAATCTCGGTGCTGGTAATATGTTCAGCCACACTTCGCAGATCAACGGGGAAAATGGGCCTGATTCCAAGTCCGCAGACAGgttcaatttcataaaaaaagatTTGGTTTTGGTTGATAATGGATTTCATTCCAATTCAGATCTGAATGTGGCAAGATCGGACTCTACTGGTTCGAAAAATATTCACATTGATGGTACGGTAGAAAGAAGTTATCAGAGTCAGCTCTCAAAAAATGGTAATAACGAGTTCAGTTTTGAGGCAAATGTGTCTGATCCGGATCATAAATATGACCTTTTTGGTACGTGGAGTCTGGATTTGAATGAATCCAGCTCTAACCCAAACGTCAAAACCTCGGGTCCCAATTTGGATATGAATGATCATATGCGAAGTTTGACGGCTCACGCTTCTTCTCCGCCTGATGATGATGGTGATGATGATGGATGGGAATTTCAAGATGCACATTCAGAACCCAACACTGTAGATTTGAGTGATAAG GCTGACTTCACTCCACATGATGTTTCTGCAATTAATGCACTCTTACCTGGAAGTGTGAGTAGCTCAAATGAAATACGCAATTTGTTTGAGCCTGCGAAGGAATCTATAGACCTATTTGCAGCGTCAACCAGATTTGTAGACACTTTGGCCTCCTCAACTGCTGGTTCTCATGGTTCCCAGGATGTAGAGGTAATCAGTGCACAGCCAAGCAAAGTGAGCAATTATGATTCAAACATCAAAGAAAATGAGACAGAAGATATATTGAATCCTAGTCAAGATGTTGAAAGTTCTGATTTTGATGACGATTTTGGAGAGTTTACTGCTGCCTCTGCAGAAACTAAGCCAGAGCAG AGGAAGGATACAAACTTCAATTTTCACAGAAGTGCGCTGCCCATGTCTATTTTTGGCAATGAAGAGCCTGAAAACGATGATTTTCTAGATGCTCAAGATGCTTTTGTGCACCAGTCTAATTCTGAGAGTGATAATCATACATCTAAATCAGTTATTTCTATCAGTGATCTGATATCAAGCTTATACAACCAAACTGAGAAGGCTTCTTCTTTAAACACCACCCAAGAACCAATCACATTTGAGTTGAACCTCTCCAGTTCAACAACCAGCTCCAACCTAAGGAATCCGAATGATGGTGATCATCTTGATGATACTTCTTGGGATTTTAAGGATGTGTTCTCAGAGAGGAGCGGGGACAGCGAGGCATCTCTCTATAACTTTGGGGATGCACGTCTACGAACTTCTTTCAAGATGAAGCTGAACAATCATTTGgatttttattctaaattaaagGAAGTGTTATGCTTTGTTTCTAAAAACCATATCAAACACCTAAAG CAATCTCAAGGTAATGATGCTCTTTTGGGTGAACATGCAAGCATAGTAGATCTTACGAGTGAGTTCCAG GATCAAGCCTCAAACAATATTAATCTCAGCGAGTTCATCGAAATTTTGCTCGAGCCACAGTTTCAAACACTGGAGTCTGAGTATCATTTATCAGAAAAATTAATATTG GCGGAGAAGGATCTGAATTCAGCGATGGAACTTATTAGACATACAAGCTCCATGCTTAagattttgacattagggacatcAGAGGAAAAGACCGCATATATTTCTGTATGGTCTGACATAATCACCGTATGTGCTCAAGAATTAAAAGAAGGTGCCTCAATTTGGACTAAAGCAACAGAGAAGCATATTCAGAGTCAGTTGCTAGCTGAAACCCAAG GAAGAAATTTTGTTTTAGAACTTGGAGAGATCTACAGGGTGGTAGTGATTCTTGGAGCTTCGACCAAACTTTTTAAGCCTTGGACCATATCATGTTCCCTAGATTTGTCTAGCATATACATTCTTCTGGAGGGATGCCATGCAATGTGGTCAACTTCAGGACTTGAAGAAGCCCTTTCTAGTGTACAAGTATCTATTGCTTCAGAGGATACATTGTTATTCAAGTCCATTAAAGACATCTGTGTTCTTGATGCAACTGCACTTCAAAACTATGTTTTCATGGAAAAAGATTCATCATGTAGTCTATCAATGTTACCAGCTGGAGTGGCACCAG GAGTGAAGATCATAAAGTGGGGAGAGGAGCGCTACTTTGTCACCATTGCAAATTTGTGGGGAAATTTGATAAGCCGTACTCCTCCAAAGTTGCCACGGTTAAGCTTTGGTTCGTAA